GGATGGCGCTCGGGGTAATTCAATCCCTCTCGGGCCAGGAAATGGCGCCGCCGGGAAGGCCAATGGACGCTGAGGGGGGCGCGGTGTCCTTTCCCGAGGAATTCATCCCCGCGCCCGTCGTGGTTCCCACGATGCTCGGTAAGGAAGACACGCGCTTGAACAAGGACACGAAGACGAAGAAGGCCCTCGGACGCACGGCCCGGGTGGTGGGGGCGGGGCTGGTGTGCCATGCCTTGACGGGGTGCCCGGCCCCTCAGCGGCAGGTGCTGGCCACTCCGGAGCCGGCCGCGTGCCCGGCGGGAGCGCTCGAGGCCATGGCCAACGAGCTGGCATTGCGCGTGGGGGAGAAGACACTGGTCTTGTTTGACAGTGAGCAGGTCAACAACGTCCCCGTGCAGGAAGGTCTCGCACACTTGGAAATCGACTTGCGACATGGTCGCTGGGCGGGGAAGAGCGGCATCTTCATTTCCGGGATGCTCACCCTGGGGCGGGACCGCGTGTATGGCCGTTTCACCCAGGCGCGCATTCAGGGCGGAGAGCCGTTTCCGGTCTGCCTGGAGCTGACGGACATGTTCAAGGGGGGGCGAGGCGTGCTCATCCGGGAGCCCGGCAGGAGTCCAGACACGGTCTTGATCTACTCCTCGGAGTATGTGGTTGCCGTGAAGCAATTCAAATGAAGGGAGTGCGGGTCAGGATGCTCTGGGTCCGCTTCCCGCCGCTTTCGCATCGAGGTTCAAGGCCCTGTGTTCACTTCACCTCTGATGTTGTTGCTCTTCATGGGGGCATCCGCTCCCTCCCAGATGTGTCCTCCTCCGGAGGATGTGGAGGGTCGATGCATCGAGTTGTCGGTGGGGGCGTTGGCGGAGATGCACGAGGTCCAGCTGAGTCCGGGATTGATGACGACATTTGTCTTCGACTCGGACGTGCGTCCGGACGGAATGACGCTGGAGGATTCCGGTCGATTCGAGGTGGCGGAGCTTGGAAGGCACACGTTGGCGCTCATGCCCGCGGAAAATCAGAGGAGCGAAAAGCCCGGTGCGTTGACGGTGTGCTTCGCGGATGACGCCGCACCTGCGTGTGCCTCCTTCCGGCTGCTCATGCATCCCGTGACGGCCGAACGGCAGGTCCGGGTTTTGCGCCACCCCCGCTCGGCGAGTTCACTGGAAGCGGAGTTGAGGCGAGTTCACGAAGAGAATGACCGGCTCCGCGCGGAACTCGCGAGGTTGAACGCCGGACGTGACACTCCGCTCGGACTCGCGGGGATGTTGGTGTCTGGAGTGATGGACGAGCGCGGAATGTCTTGTGTGCCCGGTGATACCGTCCAACCGTCGGGCTCGGTGTTGATCATGGTGGAGTTCTCCACCTGCCGAACTTCCATGAGGGCGATCATACGAGTACGGGTGCGGAACAAGGGTGAGACTCCCTGGGCTGCTCGAGGGGCGAAGCTGGTGGGCCCGAAGGGGGAAGTCTGGCGCGGTGCCGTGTGGCCCGAGGAGCCCATTGCTCCGGGTGAATTCGCTGACCTCTTCATCGAGGCGCGGGTCGAGGATGTGCGGATGGAGGGGCCCTTCGTCTTGAAGTTGTGGGAGGCGAACGGGTCACGCACCGTGCGGCTGGGCCGCGTGGCCTTTCCCGTGCTGGGGGCGGGGACGGCCTTTTGATGGCTCGGGTGGATCATCGAGGTCAATCAGTACTCGCGGTCCGATGGTTGGACTCGCATAGCCACAGTTCATCGGTGCGGTGCTTGCAGATGTACCCGTCTCCGCAGATGGAGGAATCCCCGGGTGTGCACTTCTTGCGACACTGGTACAGGTCACACACCGAGTCCTCGGGACAGAACGGACCTTCGGCCTGGGTATCACAGGGTTGTCGGCATCCCATCCACGCCTCGCCCGGAGACAGGGGGTAGTCGCTGACGGTGCAGACCTGTTCCTGCTCGCAAGGAGTCTGCTGACAGTTCTCCCCGTGTACCGTGGCGCAGATGGAGATGCGGGGAGCCACCGAAATGCACTGTTGTCCCTCGGGGCAGGTGCGCCCCTCACACGTGGGCTGACACACAGCACCGGTGGGCAGGTCCTGACAAAAGAAGCCCTCCGGGCAACTGGCGGGGTCGTCCGGCTGGCATGGGCGGCCGCACCGGTAATGGCAGCGCAGCCCTTGTTCACAGCCGTACTGCCGTTCGCGAGTGAAGCCCGCGCACACTTCTCCTTCCTTACGGTCTCCCACGAGGGAGCAGGCGTTGAGGAGGTCCTTGCCGCTGGCGGATGTATAGGTCTGGCAGGTGAACCCCTCCGGACACTGCGAGTCCGTCATGCATCTGCTATCCACACAGTAGCTGTGATGGATCACCATGCTGAAGAAGCAGCGCAGCCGCGGATCACAGTCCGCGTCTGTTTCGCAATCCCGGCCATAGGTGAGTGCGCTCTGCCTCTCGACCGGAGTCAGCATGGGAATGACATCCCGCTGCGGGGTGTGTGTTGGTTTCCAGCCAGGGACAAGTGAGGCGGAGGCGAGCAGCCATAGCATGGGGGAGGGGAGGAGAACGCCAACGAGGACCGTGCCCAAGATGCGCCAGTTCATGGATTGCGTCGCCTCGGCTCAATCGCTGGGCCGACATTCCTTTGGGCAGCTGGCCGAAGTCGTGCGTCCATTCTTGTTGGAGCAAAGTCGCAGCCATTCCTCCCTGGGCATGTCGCAGGAGAACACCAGTCCCCTGCTCCTTCGCTCCGCTTCCATGTCCTTGCGCAGGGCCATGTCCATGGTACCGCCCTTGACCCAGTCATGTGGGCACCCTGTTCCCCAGGTGACAATGAGTACCAGTGTCAGCACTCGGTGCATCATGGACTCGTCCCCCCCAACGTGATGCCGCATTGTATCACCGTCCGAGCTCGGTGTGGCCCGAGGAACCTGTTCCGCCGAGCAAATCCGTCGATCTCTTCATCGAGGCGCGGATCGAGGACGTGCGGACGGAGGGGCCCTTCGTCTTGAAGTTGTGGGAGGCGAACGGGTCACGCACCGTGAGGCTGGGCCGCGTGGCCTTTCCCGTGCTGGGGGCGGGGACGGCCTTTTGATGGCTCGGGTGGAGCATCGAGGTCAATCAGTACTCGCGGTCCGATGGTTGGACTCGCATAGCCACAGTTCATCGGTGCGGTGCTTGCAGATGTACCCGTCTCCGCAGACGGAAGAATCCCCGGGCGTGCACTTCTTGCGACACCGGTACAGGTCACACACCGAGTCCTCGGGACAGAACGGACCTTCGGCTTGAGTCTCACAGGGTTGCAGGCAGCCCATCCACACCTCGCCCGGAGACAGGGGGTAATCGCTGACGGTGCAGACTTGTTCCCGCTCGCAAGGGGTCTGCTGACAGTTCTCTCCGTGGACCGTGGCGCAGATGGAGATGCGGGGAGCCACCGAAATGCACTGCTGTCCCTCGGGGCAGGTGCGCCCCTCGCACGTGGGCTGACACACAGCACCGGTGGGCACGTCCTTACAAAAGAAGCCCTCCGGGCAACTGGCGGGGTCGTCCGGCTGGCATGGGCGGCCGCACCGGTAATGGCAGCGCAGCCCTTGTTCACAGCCGTACTGCCGCTCGCGAGTGAAGCCCGCGCACACTTCTCCTTCCTTGCGGTCTCCCACCAGCGAGCAGGCGTTGATCAGATCTTCATGGCTCCTGGTTGTGTATGTCTGGCAGGCGAAGCCCTCAGGACACTGCAAGTCCGTCATGCACCTGCTGTCCACACAGTAACTGTCCTGAATCACCATGCTGAAGAAACAGCGCAGCCGCGGATCACAGTCCGCGTCTGTTTCGCAATCCCGGCCGTAGGTGAGTGCGCTCTGCCTCTCGACTGATGTGAGCATGGGAATAACAATCCGGCGCAGGGGATGTGGCGGTTGCGCGCCAGAAACAAAAGAGGTGGATGCGAGCAGCCATAGCGAGGGGAGCGGCAGGAGAATGCCGATGAGGACGACCCCCAAGATGCGCCATTTCATGGATTGCATCGCCTCAATTCCTACTTGCGGGGTCGGCATTCCCGTGGGCACTCCAGCGAAGTCGTGTGTCCGTCTTCGTCGAAGCAAAGTTCCATCCATTCCGCCGTGGACAGGCGGCAAGGGAACACCAGTCCCCTGCTCCTTCGCTCCGCTTCCATGTCCTTGCGCAAGGCCATGTCCATGGTACCGCCCTTGACCCAGGCATGTGGGCACCCTGTTCCCCAGGTGACAATGAGTACCAGTGTCAGCACTCGGTGCATCATGGACTCGTCCCCCCCAACGTGATGCCGCATTGTATCACCGTCCGAGCAGGGACGGGCAGCCCGGCTCACCGGAGCCTGGGAAGCACGGACCTCCTCCTCGCCCGGGACAGGTGCTCCTCGCTGCTGTGCGAGAAGTAGCGCGCCAGTTGCTCCCGGCCCTCGGCTCCTCGCTCCGTCACATACGCGAACTCCGCCGGCAGCAGTGCCTTCACCGTGACGAGCCTCACGTCTCCCTCTGGCAGCGTGAAGTGTCCGGGCAGCGTCCCCGACTCCACGCCCAGCAGCACGCCCACCCGGCCCTCCTGGGTGACGAGCAACGTGGGCATCCGCTTGCCCGACACATCCAGGCAGAAGGGGCCCGCCTTCACCGCCTCGCGCACGGGCTCGCTCCGCGCCAGCTCATCCCCCACCCGCTGCAGGAGCTGGAGGGGCCAGTTCTTGTGCACCTCCTTCATCTCCGAGTCCGTCTCCAGCAGCAGCTCCAGGCCGAATCCCACCGAGGGCTCGTCATGCTCGGGGAAGGGGTCCGACAGCCCGTCCGTCACCAGCAGGGTGTTGCCCCCGGCGCGGCGCAGGACACGCCACGCCTGACGGTGGCCCGGCCAGAGCCCGTGGTCCATCAGGGGAATCCGCGCTTGTTCATCCTCCGCGCCCAGCGTGCGCCAGAAAGCCAGACGTGCCGTCTCGGCCCGCTCGCGCCGCTCCTGCACCTGACGCTGGGTCTCCACCGCGGCGCCCGCGTCAGCGCCCGAGCCCGTGGGAAGCTCCCAGAAGCGCAGGCCCGTGCCTCCCACCGCCTCCAGCGCCTGCTTCAACTCCTCGGTGACGAGCAGCGTCTGCCACCCCCGGGCGCGGAAGACCTGCGCGTCCCCCACCCGCGTGAAATCCAGCCGCGGCGGACCCGCGCGGTGGCTCGGCTCCTCCCACTCCGCCCTTCGCGTGCACACCAGGAGGAAGAAGGGCTCGGGATGGGCCTCGACCTGCACGGGCAGCAGTTGCGTGTCCCGGGACGCCCGCTCGGCGAAGACGGCCGCCAGCCGCGCGCTGACGACCGGGATGCCCACGCCCGCCTCGGTGAAGTCCAGCGCCACGCCGTCATACGCCCGGAGCGGCAGTCGCAGCGGCCCCTCGCACGTGACCGGCTCGCCCGCCGTGAACAGCGACTCCGCCAGCCGCTGGCCCCTCTCGTCCAGGGGCGCGTCCAGGTCCCAGCGCTCGGGGATGTAGAGATCGTCAGTGAGTTCGAAGTACCGCTTCGACATGGGAGGCGCCCTGACAGTCCAACCAGTGGACTTCTGAAGTCATGGCGAGGATACCTACCAAAGAAGTCCAGCCCTCCGCGAGCACGAAGCGTGGAAACACCACGGGGCGCGGCCCTTGCTGGCGCCGCGCCCCGTGCTCGAGCCCGCTGCTCCGCTCTACCTGGCGATCAGCAGCACGAGGCCCCGGGCGCACACGCCGTAGACGGTGTTCTCCCCGCCGATGAGCGTCTCGGCGCCGGGACTCGCCACCTGGCCCGAGCCCTCGGCCCAGTTGCACGTGTCCGTCACCCGGTACCAGCTCTTGCCGGCGAAGGGCCAGGGCAGCGTGAAGTTCACCGCGCTGCTCCAGCCGTTGTACGCGACGTAGAGGGCCGCGGCCGGGTCGCCGAACTCGGTGCCGTCGATGCGCCAGGCGAGGGCGTGGTTGTTGCCATCGCTCATGTACGCCGAGTCCGCCACTCCGCCGTCCGGGCGGAAC
Above is a window of Cystobacter fuscus DNA encoding:
- a CDS encoding DUF2381 family protein, giving the protein MLLLFMGASAPSQMCPPPEDVEGRCIELSVGALAEMHEVQLSPGLMTTFVFDSDVRPDGMTLEDSGRFEVAELGRHTLALMPAENQRSEKPGALTVCFADDAAPACASFRLLMHPVTAERQVRVLRHPRSASSLEAELRRVHEENDRLRAELARLNAGRDTPLGLAGMLVSGVMDERGMSCVPGDTVQPSGSVLIMVEFSTCRTSMRAIIRVRVRNKGETPWAARGAKLVGPKGEVWRGAVWPEEPIAPGEFADLFIEARVEDVRMEGPFVLKLWEANGSRTVRLGRVAFPVLGAGTAF
- a CDS encoding suppressor of fused domain protein, with translation MSKRYFELTDDLYIPERWDLDAPLDERGQRLAESLFTAGEPVTCEGPLRLPLRAYDGVALDFTEAGVGIPVVSARLAAVFAERASRDTQLLPVQVEAHPEPFFLLVCTRRAEWEEPSHRAGPPRLDFTRVGDAQVFRARGWQTLLVTEELKQALEAVGGTGLRFWELPTGSGADAGAAVETQRQVQERRERAETARLAFWRTLGAEDEQARIPLMDHGLWPGHRQAWRVLRRAGGNTLLVTDGLSDPFPEHDEPSVGFGLELLLETDSEMKEVHKNWPLQLLQRVGDELARSEPVREAVKAGPFCLDVSGKRMPTLLVTQEGRVGVLLGVESGTLPGHFTLPEGDVRLVTVKALLPAEFAYVTERGAEGREQLARYFSHSSEEHLSRARRRSVLPRLR